The following proteins are encoded in a genomic region of Fusarium oxysporum f. sp. lycopersici 4287 chromosome 1, whole genome shotgun sequence:
- a CDS encoding hypothetical protein (At least one base has a quality score < 10) — protein MSTVADDLLNDFGSSGDEAEEELNDGLIKDEEATGNRDAMELDGDAETRDDEDSDDGLNDREDSEATKVKVEKMQLGGVKDVRSVASLMQTLEPILERIAHYRSQAATQTTNVGNIEDHPEYHLLTQSNSLSTQIDGEVVLVHKFIRDHYSTRFPELERLVTTPLEYAKVVAIIGNGPLDSESIKALQTSTDNPLGITLKSVLDGPSLMIVTVEATTSKGHEMTPEELQRVYKACDMVIALNKAKQTLVEYVQSRMNIFAPNLTALVGSLTAAQLLNAAGGLTGLSKTPACNIASWGSKKKHSGLATNIGVRQQGYLYNSEMIRGIPSDLKKQALRIVSAKLVLAARVDRTHSSPDGSTGEELKSACLERLEKLTEPPPNKGQRALPVPDDKPSRKRGGRRARKAKEALAMTDLRKQQNRMAFGKEEREVGYGTGESTVGMGMIGQSNDGRIRSTQIDQRTRAKLSAKNKGWGGNSTVGGAASSIGGFGQASNIDLRGRGLRASGVGSTIGSATGTASSLSFTPVQGLELVDPKMQAELSKKRKAEEDRWFKGGSFTQVGGSSSGSVFKVPELPAAKRVDTGSTKTSASASK, from the exons ATGTCGACTGTCGCAGACGACCTCCTCAACGATTTTGGAAGCTCAGGCGATGAGGCCGAAGAAGAGCTGAATGATGGCCTCATCAAGGACGAAGAGGCAACCGGCAACCGTGACGCCATGGAGCTGGATGGCGACGCTGAGACGAGGGACGACGAAGATTCGGATGATGGATTGAACGACAGGGAAGACTCCGAAGCAACAAAAGTAAAGGTCGAGAAGATGCAGCTTGGAGGAGTAAAGGATGTGAGAAGCGTTGCCAGCCTTATGCAAACGCTTGAACCAATTCTCGAG AGAATCGCACATTACCGATCGCAAGCCGCGACGCAGACTACCAACGTCGGAAACATCGAAGATCATCCCGAGTATCATCTTCTGACGCAGTCCAACAGTCTTTCAACCCAGATCGATGGCGAGGTTGTACTCGTTCATAAGTTCATTCGCGACCACTACTCGACAAGGTTTCCTGAGCTCGAGCGACTTGTCACGACGCCGCTCGAATATGCCAAGGTCGTTGCCATCATCGGAAATGGCCCGTTGGATTCGGAGAGTATCAAGGCCCTGCAGACTTCGACTGACAACCCGCTTGGAATAACCCTCAAGTCCGTCCTTGATGGACCGTCACTCATGATAGTGACGGTGGAGGCCACCACGTCAAAGGGCCACGAGATGACACCCGAAGAGCTTCAGCGCGTCTACAAGGCATGTGATATGGTTATTGCCctcaacaaggccaagcagACTCTTGTCGAGTACGTGCAGTCGCGCATGAACATTTTTGCGCCAAACCTGACAGCCCTTGTTGGTTCTCTTACGGCCGCCCAACTCCTCAACGCGGCAGGCGGACTGACAGGTCTCTCCAAGACGCCTGCTTGCAACATCGCCTCTTGGGGatccaagaagaagcactCGGGGCTTGCTACGAACATAGGTGTTCGGCAGCAGGGCTACCTTTACAACTCGGAGATGATCCGAGGCATTCCCAGCGACTTGAAGAAGCAAGCCTTGAGAATCGTGTCAGCCAAGCTAGTTCTGGCTGCCCGGGTTGATCGCACACACTCCAGTCCTGACGGATCCACAGGAGAGGAGCTCAAATCAGCTTGTCTTGAACGCCTTGAGAAACTGACAGAGCCACCTCCCAACAAAGGACAGCGTGCGCTCCCTGTGCCAGACGACAAGCCATCCCGCAAGCGAGGTGGACGACGCGCTCGCAAGGCTAAGGAGGCTCTCGCTATGACTGATCTTCGCAAGCAACAAAACCGCAtggcatttggcaaggaggAGAGGGAGGTTGGATATGGCACTGGCGAGTCAACTGTTGGTATGGGAATGATTGGTCAGTCCAACGACGGCCGCATTCGCAGTACCCAGATCGACCAGCGCACACGCGCAAAGCTCAGTGCCAAAAACAAGGGCTGGGGCGGAAACAGCACCGTGGGTGGTGCTGCGTCGTCTATCGGTGGCTTTGGCCAAGCATCTAACATTGATCTACGAGGACGCGGCTTACGAGCCTCGGGAGTTGGCAGCACCATCGGTTCAGCAACCGGCACGGCATCGTCTTTGTCATTCACACCCGTCCAAGGTCTGGAGCTTGTTGACCCCAAGATGCAGGCAGAGCTCAgcaagaagcgcaaggccgAGGAGGACCGCTGGTTCAAGGGTGGCAGCTTCACACAGGTCGGGGGGTCGTCAAGTGGAAGCGTTTTCAAGGTGCCAGAGCTCCCAGCAGCCAAACGTGTCGATACAGGGTCAACCAAAACGAGTGCCTCAGCATCAAAATAA